The Acidithiobacillus thiooxidans ATCC 19377 DNA window ACGAACCTGTTCCTTGAGCGTGTCGCGGGCGAAGACGGGTGAATAGCGGCCGGCCCTCCCGCTGTCGCCCCGCGCAAGCCCAATCAGCGCATCGAGCATCATATCGTGGGATAGCTTCATGCCAGCCTTTGGCTCCAGGCACGCGGGATCGATCGATGCGACCGCCCATATCCCCCACAAGGCGAAAGTTTCCCGCACCGCTAGCAGAATCGTTTGGTTGGATGGTAACCGCAACTCCATCTCCTGGGGAAGATTGGTGACCGTGTGCTCATCAATCCAGGCCCCCAAGAGCCGCCCGTTGGCGAATGAACCGCCTTGGCGGCTGCGACAGAATGCGAGAAATTCCTCCACCTGGGGGCAGGCGCGGACAAGGTCGTCTGTTGTGCGGACGAAAATGAGCAGATTCGTCATTTGACCATCCCGCGCTTCATTGGCATTCGTTCTCATGGCGCGATCCGCTCCCGTTCGTTTCGGGGCAAAGCCGCGTGATCGTCGCGCTGCTTCGGCTTCACGGGTTGCACCAGTCGCAGCGGCCTACTGGAGCGGCCTTCTCCGGGCGCTCCGCCATCACCTGGTGGCCGCATCTGGCGCAACGGTGGATGTCCGCCCTGGCTTCCCGGGTCGGGGCGCCGCAATCCTCGCAAGGCAGGCCGGGGACGCGCTCCACGATCTGGAAACCGGGCGAGTTGCAGGCCGGGCATGGGGTGCAAAGCTTGCGTGCGAGATCCCGTGTGGCCTGGGCAATGATCTCCATGCGCATGGGGTTCATATGGGCGCGCACGTCGGTTTCCAGGAAGGCACAGCCATTGTCCGCCTCGCCGCAGGCCCGGCGAAAGGCCACGCGCAGTGTTTCCCAGTCGGCAATGCCTTTGCGGATGCGGGGGTCGTCCTCGTGTCGCGGGCGTACTACCAAGCCGTGTTCGGGAAAACCTGTCGCACGGGCGAATGTCTCGGCCTGCTCCCAGTTTGCGGTGAGCAGGTGAGAGAAGTTGGTCTTGCCCGAGGCAACACCGATCACTTCGATGCCCAGCGTATCGTCGATCCAGACAAGCATCTCTACGTTCATAGAAAACATCCCGGTGAACGGGTCCGGCCCGAAGCTGCCTTCGCTGGCAAGTCCCAAAGCCAGGCCCGCCAGTCCCATGCCGATGCGCGCCTTTTTCCGGGCCGCCTCGATTTGGGTGCCGGAGCGGGGAATGTCGCGGGTAAATGTGCCCAGCTGGTCGGTGTCGAAGCCGGTCACCTGCACCACTTGGCAACCGATGGTGGCAGCCAGTAAAGGAGTGACGACTTTCTCCTTGCCGTGCTGCGTGAGTAGGGCCACAGTTGAGCCCCTGTAGATAGCGTTTCCTGAACTCATAAATTTCGTGTGCTCGAACTTATGCATCGGTTGGCCCTCAGCGGAAATCGAAGATCCCCCAGCAACGGCTTGTGGCGCGTGTAGCGGGAGACCACGAATCCGACGAAAGAAACCAGAGCGAGCATCACCAGCGTCACTGTATTGATATAGATGCTCAGGGCCAACGCCCCCATGTCCCGGGGCAAGACAAAGAAGAATGGGGTTACCGTTAGGGCTTTCCCGCCGACCGCGTACAGCAGTGCGGCAAGGGCCGCACCGATAAAGGACAACCCTGCGGCACCGTTACTCAGGCGTGCCATCAGCCGGATATGTTCGCCGGGCAGAACACTCCCGAAAAGCCCCGTCACCCAAAGTAACAACGGCGCCCCAGAAATGAGGATAAGAATAATGAAATTCAGGTTTGATGGCATGACAATCTTCCAAGAGGGTACTCATAACGGGGCTGCCATGTCAGCCCCTAGTCATTTTGTCTGTCTCGTAGGTACCAGTGGGGTCCGACATGACCGGCGCGGATCCATTCCAAATAACGGCGCGCTTCATCAATGCTGAGATAAGACGGCTCTTGGCTGTGGTGATAACGCACACAGACATAACGCCCGGCCGCTCGGGCGTAGGCACCGTTGAATCCATTGTGGAGCAGCCCCACCTTTGACACTCTGGCATCAATGGCCCGTGCAAGCTCGAAAACCACGATCTTCGAACTTTTCTGCTGGATGTCTGACATTTTCTTTTCTTTAATTTTATCCATGCTGTGTCCTCTCCATATCCGAAAAAACAGCTGAAACCTGCTGCTGGCTATCAGGACTTGGGGTATGACCCCAAGTCCAGACAACCTATATCGCCCCCCATTGGCCCTGCGCACGTCGCTCGAAGAGACTGCCGTCGGGAGCAATTTGGACGACGGTGAGCCAGCGATTATTCACCAGCTGACCAAGAACATTGTTATCGGCAATGATGCGGTCCATGACCTCCGTTGGGGCCTCAATGAAGGCCGACAAACGCAAGGGTTCATGCTGCAATCCGCCACCGCTATCCCGCAGAGATTGCTCTGAAAGCCCAATACGCAGGTCGCCTCCATTCCCCTCCAGGACACCAATGGTACCGCCCACCACGTTGTGCAGGACCTTGTTGCCACATCCTTGCCGCTGGTTGTCGACGATGGAGCCGTAGTACTGCATATTGATCCAGTTGGCGACGATGAGCGGCGCGGTCATGATCAGTGTCAGGACGGCGAATTCCGGGTCCTTAGAGGCGTCGTAGTCGTGGAGGAAGGCCCGACCCGCCAGATTCATTTCCCGGGTGCGCCAGCGGGGTGCCGCGATGAAACCCGCATTGCCTGCCAGGGCCCATTCCGGACGCACCTGGGACCAATCCCGGCCACGAAAGGCCATGTTTCTGGCCACTGCCTTCTGATCCCGCATGTCTGGCTCCAGACGCAAGATTCTTTCGAGTCGGGTAAGATTGGCCGCTTTCTCCAGGGCCTCGCGCAATTCTGTAAGCAGTCCTACATCCAAACGGGGATCGTCCATCCCGCCCAGAATATCGACCCGATCCGTGGTGGTGTCGTGGAGAGCCGGCAAAAAGCAGGCTTTTGGATCCAGATCCCAACCTTTTTCCACGAGGGACTTTCGTACCTGCGGATCATTCAGGAGGTTGGCTGCCGCCTTGGCATTCACTTCTCCCGTTTGCCCGGCACAGGCGCCACAATCCAGTCCCGCCCGGTGCGGGTTATTGGTGGTGGAACTTCCGTGCCCCACAAGCAGGACGATGGGGGCTACTCCCTGAGTCAAACCCAGACCACCCAAGATGAACTCGGCCATAGCCACTCGCTCCTGTAGGCTGAGAGATGGTGGCAACACACACTCCAAAGTGGCCCGCTCCGTTTCGGAAAGACCGGCTTCGTCCGGCGGTATGGAAGGACGGTGCCATCCTAAGGTATCTGCCAGTAGACGCCCCACATAGGAGAGTCCCGCCGTCTCCACAAAAGAAAAACAGGAAGACGCCGAGAGCTTGAACTGCTTCCATGCGGCCCCGCGTCGCAAACGGCGGAACCGCGCCTGAATAATGGCTTCAGGGCCATTTTCCTCCACATGGACGCTGGGATTGAGCAACACCGGAGATTGCGTCCTCGCTGTGTGATCTCCTTGCCGACGGTAATCAAGGAGTACCCCAAAAAATCCTGCGAAGCCAATGGATTCAAGATTGGGCATAACCCCTTCCAGGTGCCGGCGGAAGACCTCTGAGCGGACGTCGATACAGAAGGCGGCCTGCACTTGAGGCTTTGATGTGCCTTTTTTTCTGGCCGGCTGGCGTCGGATCCGGGTCGCCACTTGGCGACGATAGGCTATTTCAGAAGCGCGCAGGAGTACCTCACCACGCTGAGCGTCTTCCAAATCCTTGCCTTTGTTATCGAGAATCCAGCCCTCGATTTGCCGTCGCCAACGCTCCAGGACGTTTGGCAGGACCGTTTGCCGCAGGAGGGCTTCCCAGACCATACGGATCGCCAAAAGATCGGCCAGATCCCCATGGGTGCCGCCCTGCAGTTCCGCTTGCCAAAGCAGATAACGACACCAGCTGGCCCAACCTCCGATAGACTTGAGCAGTACCAGCAAGTACGCCTCCTCAGCGAAACTGGGAATGCTCAGGGTTTGCAGGGCCCAGAGCCGGGCCTCAGTGCCATCAGCAGATACGGCCAAAAGCTGCGTACGAATGCTTTTGAGGCCCATGGGTCCCAGACTGCGGTCCGTGAGCGTATATTGGCGCCAGGCACCGAACAGACCCATCTTGGGGTCCTTGGGAAAGGACCAAAGCGACTGTCCCCGATCGTAATATGCCGCCAGGAAGTGACTGATCTGCTCCACCACATACTGAGAGATGGAAGCATGCCCTTGCCGATCCATCAATTCGGGCAAGCGTGGCAAGCGCATAGGCAGATCAGACGCCTCACGGAGATACGCTCTCCAGCCCTCCTCGTCAGCAGCCAGACCCAGGTCTTCGGCCGCCCGGAGGACATCGGTCATGTCGAGCTTGCCCGTTTGAAGCAGGTCCGCGTACCAGCGCCGATCCATGAGGACCCGCTCGCCGACGGTCCCCTGGAGCTGTGCGGCTACCTGGGAGAAAGGTTGATCGGCGAAACCCCAGTAGGGGTTGACGGCCACGAAGCTATCCAGGGGCCATACCGGAGCAATACGGCGAATCACCCGATCGAAAAGCTGCTCGGGGTTTTCAGTGGTAGTTGCAGTCATTGAGCACCTCCAGATTTTCCAAGAACATCCTGATTGCGGGCAATGGTTTGAAGAGATTCCACGGCAAGATTCTTGCGTGGTAATTGCACACCGACGCGTTCTGACCAAAATCGGTGGGAGAACTGCTCTACCCAATAATCGGTATACAGGCCGTTGTAGAGATGGGTAAACATCGCCAGCTGGACTTTTCTGGGCAACAGGACACGTCCTGGCCCCTGTAACCAACTCAGGAGCAAAAAGCCAA harbors:
- a CDS encoding DUF6671 family protein; this encodes MHKFEHTKFMSSGNAIYRGSTVALLTQHGKEKVVTPLLAATIGCQVVQVTGFDTDQLGTFTRDIPRSGTQIEAARKKARIGMGLAGLALGLASEGSFGPDPFTGMFSMNVEMLVWIDDTLGIEVIGVASGKTNFSHLLTANWEQAETFARATGFPEHGLVVRPRHEDDPRIRKGIADWETLRVAFRRACGEADNGCAFLETDVRAHMNPMRMEIIAQATRDLARKLCTPCPACNSPGFQIVERVPGLPCEDCGAPTREARADIHRCARCGHQVMAERPEKAAPVGRCDWCNP
- a CDS encoding YbcC family protein, translated to MTATTTENPEQLFDRVIRRIAPVWPLDSFVAVNPYWGFADQPFSQVAAQLQGTVGERVLMDRRWYADLLQTGKLDMTDVLRAAEDLGLAADEEGWRAYLREASDLPMRLPRLPELMDRQGHASISQYVVEQISHFLAAYYDRGQSLWSFPKDPKMGLFGAWRQYTLTDRSLGPMGLKSIRTQLLAVSADGTEARLWALQTLSIPSFAEEAYLLVLLKSIGGWASWCRYLLWQAELQGGTHGDLADLLAIRMVWEALLRQTVLPNVLERWRRQIEGWILDNKGKDLEDAQRGEVLLRASEIAYRRQVATRIRRQPARKKGTSKPQVQAAFCIDVRSEVFRRHLEGVMPNLESIGFAGFFGVLLDYRRQGDHTARTQSPVLLNPSVHVEENGPEAIIQARFRRLRRGAAWKQFKLSASSCFSFVETAGLSYVGRLLADTLGWHRPSIPPDEAGLSETERATLECVLPPSLSLQERVAMAEFILGGLGLTQGVAPIVLLVGHGSSTTNNPHRAGLDCGACAGQTGEVNAKAAANLLNDPQVRKSLVEKGWDLDPKACFLPALHDTTTDRVDILGGMDDPRLDVGLLTELREALEKAANLTRLERILRLEPDMRDQKAVARNMAFRGRDWSQVRPEWALAGNAGFIAAPRWRTREMNLAGRAFLHDYDASKDPEFAVLTLIMTAPLIVANWINMQYYGSIVDNQRQGCGNKVLHNVVGGTIGVLEGNGGDLRIGLSEQSLRDSGGGLQHEPLRLSAFIEAPTEVMDRIIADNNVLGQLVNNRWLTVVQIAPDGSLFERRAQGQWGAI